One Stigmatopora argus isolate UIUO_Sarg chromosome 20, RoL_Sarg_1.0, whole genome shotgun sequence genomic region harbors:
- the b4gat1 gene encoding beta-1,4-glucuronyltransferase 1 — protein MHLPKKCSLFRVVLGALLLVALLQLLYLSFLSKLHGKQQRSRYSELFAHGPEKKKDKSGQELRERQERLRYSLSSGGIFDHSGQYRVYKNLVQSQWAGPNALTLATHTSLGNLHHLSELAERWRGPISVAVFVHGRDEVRLATGLLYALGALCPRVRALVDFHLVCLSGETASFPRPDPERDRPDPALGVDPAVSPDAADPSPGDCAAVFSRLEAHGRRRENYALGLNVSYPNNLLRNVARAGAQAPYVLVIDVDTVPSADLHGQFSAMVAGRRPAPDRVFVLPAFEIRHTRKMPATKDELVRLYQVGEVRPFYEELCPRCQAPSNYSRWINGRPGEEAGALEVAYTLTWVDPWEPFYVGPRDVPLYDESFKQYGFNRISQACELHVAGYQFSVLSSAFLVHRGFKVQGDFHARKDEENNRNRLLFRSFKEALKSKYPTSGRRC, from the exons ATGCATCTTCCCAAAAAGTGCTCGTTGTTTCGCGTGGTGCTGGGCGCGCTTCTCCTGGTGGCGCTGCTCCAGCTCCTCTACCTGTCCTTCCTGTCCAAGTTGCACGGCAAACAGCAGCGCTCCCGTTACTCGGAGCTCTTTGCGCACGGCCCCGAGAAGAAGAAGGACAAGTCTGGCCAAGAACTCCGAGAGCGACAAGAGCGCCTGCGCTATTCTCTGTCCAGCGGGGGCATCTTCGACCACAGCGGCCAGTACCGCGTCTACAAGAACCTGGTCCAAAGCCAGTGGGCGGGCCCCAACGCACTGACGCTGGCCACCCACACGAGTCTGGGCAACCTGCATCACCTGTCGGAGCTGGCGGAGCGCTGGCGCGGCCCCATCTCGGTGGCCGTCTTCGTGCACGGCCGGGACGAGGTCCGGCTGGCCACGGGGCTCCTCTACGCCCTGGGGGCCCTGTGCCCCCGCGTCCGGGCCCTGGTGGATTTCCACCTGGTGTGCCTCTCGGGGGAGACGGCCAGCTTCCCGCGGCCGGATCCCGAGCGGGACCGCCCGGACCCTGCCCTCGGCGTGGACCCCGCCGTCAGCCCGGACGCCGCCGACCCCAGCCCGGGCGACTGCGCCGCCGTCTTCTCGCGCCTGGAGGCCCACGGCAGGCGGCGCGAGAACTACGCCCTGGGCCTCAACGTCTCCTACCCCAACAACCTCCTGCGCAACGTGGCCCGGGCGGGCGCCCAGGCCCCCTACGTGCTGGTGATCGACGTGGACACGGTGCCCTCGGCCGACCTGCACGGGCAGTTCTCGGCCATGGTGGCCGGGCGCCGGCCCGCCCCCGACCGGGTCTTCGTGCTGCCGGCCTTCGAGATCCGCCACACGCGGAAGATGCCGGCCACCAAGGACGAGCTGGTGCGCCTCTACCAGGTGGGCGAGGTGCGCCCATTCTACGAGGAGCTGTGTCCTCGCTGCCAGGCCCCCAGCAACTACTCCCGCTGGATCAACGGGCGCCCCGGCGAGGAAGCCGGCGCCCTGGAGGTGGCCTACACGCTGACCTGGGTGGACCCCTGGGAGCCCTTTTACGTGGGCCCGCGCGACGTGCCCCTCTATGACGAAAGCTTCAAGCAGTACGGCTTTAATCGCATCAGCCAG GCCTGCGAACTCCACGTGGCCGGCTACCAATTCTCCGTGCTGAGCTCGGCCTTCTTGGTCCACCGCGGCTTCAAGGTCCAGGGCGACTTCCACGCCCGCAAGGACGAGGAGAACAATCGCAACCGCCTCCTGTTTCGTAGCTTCAAAGAAGCCCTGAAGAGCAAATATCCCACATCCGGCAGGCGATGCTAG
- the mfap3l gene encoding microfibrillar-associated protein 3-like, producing the protein MFGAGGLGRGLLAWLAVVHAYAAASSSGEGSGVGGSVPAALAATGQLIAREGSCVLINCNVSGDPFPSIKWFNSHSEPVDTDGGGKWLLLENGILNISGVEFADRGKYTCVASNAHGASNCTVTLRVVITKGDMGVYYMVVCLVTFTIIMVLNVTRLCMMSSHLKKTEKAINEFFRTEGAEKLQKAFEIAKRIPIITSAKTLELAKVTQFKTMELARYIEELARSIPLPPLIMNCRTFVEEILEVVGVEEMRHTFLRQGPAAAGDGEGEVPARRPPRAESPSGREEPPARCESPAADSDNSSVQDQPRHMAIQVSVHPRLEPDPVPARDDAPSQRAAVSPPHQIFYESHV; encoded by the exons ATGTTTGGGGCCGGCGGACTCGGCCGGGGGTTGCTGGCCTGGCTGGCGGTCGTCCACGCCTACGCCGCCGCCTCGTCGTCGGGAGAAGGGAGCGGCGTCGGCGGGTCGGTCCCCGCCGCCCTGGCCGCCACGGGCCAGCTGATCGCCCGCGAGGGAAGCTGCGTGCTGATCAACTGCAACGTCAGCGGCGACCCCTTCCCCAGCATCAAGTGGTTCAACTCTCACAGCGAGCCGGTGGACACGGATGGCG GCGGCAAGTGGCTGCTGCTGGAGAACGGCATCCTCAACATCAGCGGCGTGGAGTTCGCCGACCGCGGCAAGTACACGTGCGTGGCGTCCAACGCGCACGGCGCCTCCAACTGCACGGTCACGCTGCGCGTGGTCATCACCAAGGGCGACATGGGCGTCTACTACATGGTGGTGTGCCTGGTGACCTTCACCATCATCATGGTGCTCAACGTGACGCGGCTGTGCATGATGAGCAGCCACCTGAAGAAGACGGAGAAAGCCATCAACGAGTTCTTCCGCACCGAGGGCGCCGAGAAGCTGCAGAAGGCCTTCGAGATCGCCAAGCGCATCCCCATCATCACCTCGGCCAAGACGCTGGAGCTGGCCAAGGTCACGCAGTTCAAGACCATGGAGCTGGCGCGCTACATCGAGGAGCTGGCGCGCAGCATCCCCCTGCCGCCGCTCATCATGAACTGCCGCACCTTCGTGGAGGAGATCCTGGAGGTGGTGGGCGTGGAGGAAATGAGGCACACCTTCCTCAGGCAGggccccgccgccgccggcgacgGGGAAGGCGAGGTCCCGGCGCGCCGGCCCCCGCGAGCCGAGTCCCCCTCCGGCCGGGAGGAGCCCCCGGCGCGCTGCGAGTCCCCCGCCGCCGACTCCGACAACTCCTCCGTCCAGGATCAGCCGCGGCACATGGCCATCCAGGTGTCGGTGCACCCGCGGCTGGAGCCGGACCCCGTCCCGGCGCGGGACGACGCCCCGAGCCAGCGCGCCGCCGTCTCGCCGCCCCATCAGATTTTCTACGAGAGTCACGTGTGA
- the pfdn2 gene encoding prefoldin subunit 2 → MAANGSNAASKAPNSGGAKQSGPSAEQVVATFQRMRQEQRSMSSKAAELEMESNEHSLVIDTLKDVDPSRKCFRLVGGVLVERTVKEVLPALQTNKEQIAKIIESLNGKMQDKGRELTEYRERYNIRLVGEGEGDTQGQTPTSPKDAGDAGGNHKSAAGVLVS, encoded by the exons atggcagccaacggTAGCAACGCGGCTTCCAAAGCCCCTAACAGCGGCGGGGCCAAACAGTCCGGTCCCTCCGCCGAACAG GTGGTGGCAACATTTCAGAGGATGCGTCAAGAACAGCGCAGCATGTCCTCCAAAGCCGCCGAACTGGAGATGGAATCCAATGAACACAG CCTCGTCATCGACACCCTGAAGGACGTGGACCCGTCACGCAAATGCTTCCGGCTGGTCGGCGGCGTTTTGGTGGAGAGGACGGTCAAAGAGGTTTTACCGGCGTTGCAgaccaacaaggagcag ATCGCCAAGATCATCGAGTCCCTCAACGGCAAAATGCAGGATAAGGGCCGCGAACTCACCGAGTACAGGGAACGCTACAACATTCGGCTGGTGGGCGAAGGTGAAGGGGACACGCAAGGCCAGACCCCCACGTCCCCCAAGGACGCCGGCGACGCCGGCGGCAACCACAAAAGCGCCGCCGGGGTTTTGGTTTCTTAG